The following are encoded in a window of Methylicorpusculum oleiharenae genomic DNA:
- a CDS encoding helix-turn-helix domain-containing protein, whose protein sequence is MARPLSPLKLNIELQDILQTIARSREAPHSLVQRAEIVLLASTGSYNKTISQDLGLCEETVGFWRKRWVDNTAELEKFKNKPKQLREAVGQVLADRPRPGSPGTFTAEQICQLLAVACETPPEHLSYWTQPELARTVINRGIVDNISASSVGRFLKSGEFKTPSDQILVES, encoded by the coding sequence ATGGCACGGCCTTTATCCCCACTGAAACTGAATATTGAGTTACAAGACATTTTACAAACAATCGCTCGGAGTCGCGAAGCTCCCCATAGCTTGGTGCAACGAGCTGAGATAGTGTTGTTGGCAAGCACAGGGAGCTATAACAAAACCATCAGCCAAGACTTGGGGTTATGCGAAGAGACGGTTGGTTTTTGGCGAAAACGCTGGGTTGATAACACCGCTGAATTGGAAAAATTTAAGAATAAACCCAAGCAGTTACGAGAAGCGGTCGGTCAAGTGCTGGCGGACAGACCGCGCCCAGGTAGCCCCGGTACATTCACGGCAGAACAGATTTGCCAATTGTTGGCGGTTGCCTGTGAAACGCCCCCGGAACATCTCAGTTACTGGACGCAACCAGAGCTCGCGCGAACAGTGATCAATCGGGGTATTGTCGACAACATATCAGCCAGCAGTGTCGGGCGTTTTTTAAAATCAGGGGAATTTAAAACCCCATCGGATCAAATATTGGTTGAATCATAA
- a CDS encoding BLUF domain-containing protein produces the protein MNAPLFRLVYISRNEISGDEATVRREIDQILASARVKNPIENITGALMFNAGCFAQVLEGSHDEIQNTFERIQCDPRHSHVVILAFEPASERSFSNWSMAYLGTNSNASAKFGDITNKSGFDPALLEGDHIFDLLKEHLIEAESTSH, from the coding sequence ATGAATGCACCACTTTTTCGACTGGTATATATCAGCCGTAACGAAATTTCAGGCGACGAAGCAACCGTTCGTCGCGAAATTGACCAAATTCTGGCAAGTGCCCGAGTAAAAAATCCAATTGAGAACATCACGGGCGCACTCATGTTCAACGCTGGGTGCTTCGCTCAGGTTCTGGAAGGCTCGCATGATGAAATACAGAATACTTTCGAGCGTATTCAGTGTGATCCAAGACATTCACATGTCGTCATACTTGCATTCGAGCCAGCGTCGGAACGCAGTTTTTCTAACTGGTCCATGGCTTACCTTGGCACGAATTCTAATGCATCGGCCAAATTCGGAGACATCACCAATAAATCGGGTTTTGATCCCGCCCTATTGGAGGGTGATCACATATTTGATTTGCTTAAAGAGCACTTGATCGAGGCCGAATCGACCTCTCATTGA
- a CDS encoding thiol-disulfide oxidoreductase DCC family protein, whose amino-acid sequence MFRLSNVFPKLGTSAYEFILFYDGHCPICRKEVAWLQWKNKQGKLGFQDINDDGFKPENFGKSFDDLMAEIHGQYPDGRMIKGMEVFYAAYRAVGLGWLMAPVRWPILRPLFDWIYLLFARNRLRLGRIFGADSCRDGLCDSGSGKLK is encoded by the coding sequence TTGTTTAGATTATCGAATGTATTTCCGAAGTTGGGTACTAGTGCCTACGAATTCATTCTATTTTACGATGGACATTGCCCTATCTGCCGTAAGGAAGTGGCTTGGCTGCAATGGAAAAACAAGCAGGGCAAGCTTGGTTTTCAGGATATCAATGATGACGGTTTCAAGCCTGAAAATTTCGGGAAGTCTTTCGATGATTTGATGGCGGAAATTCATGGCCAGTACCCTGATGGGCGCATGATTAAAGGCATGGAAGTATTTTATGCCGCCTACCGGGCTGTGGGATTAGGATGGCTTATGGCCCCTGTGCGTTGGCCGATACTCAGGCCGCTGTTTGATTGGATCTATCTTTTATTTGCCCGGAACAGGTTGCGTCTGGGCCGAATATTCGGTGCCGATTCTTGCCGGGACGGTCTGTGTGATAGCGGGTCAGGAAAATTGAAGTAA
- a CDS encoding YbhB/YbcL family Raf kinase inhibitor-like protein: protein MTMSLSSPDFAHQGEIPKRFTYQGEDSSPAIEWSGIPVEAKSLVLIVDDPDAPDPAKPKMPWVHWILYNIPPAAAGLAKAVAPGSLPAGTLQGQNDWKRTGYGGPCPPIGRHRYFHKIYALDLVLPDLKQPSKAELEAAMKGRVLEQAELIGTYQKQ, encoded by the coding sequence ATGACGATGTCGCTCAGTTCCCCGGATTTTGCTCATCAAGGCGAAATTCCCAAACGCTTTACCTATCAAGGCGAAGACAGCTCACCCGCAATAGAGTGGTCCGGAATTCCGGTAGAAGCCAAAAGTTTGGTATTAATCGTTGATGATCCCGATGCGCCCGATCCGGCTAAGCCGAAAATGCCCTGGGTGCATTGGATTCTCTATAATATTCCACCAGCGGCGGCCGGATTGGCGAAGGCAGTTGCACCCGGGAGTTTACCGGCAGGGACGCTGCAAGGTCAAAATGATTGGAAGCGCACAGGATACGGAGGCCCCTGTCCGCCGATTGGCAGGCATCGTTATTTTCACAAAATATATGCACTGGATTTGGTATTACCCGACCTCAAACAGCCTTCTAAAGCAGAACTTGAAGCCGCAATGAAAGGGCGCGTTCTTGAACAAGCCGAACTGATTGGGACTTACCAGAAACAATAA
- a CDS encoding GTPase, protein MDYDYSELIQHTKSWISLVTDEGWIDASCAKTLNDLEAANPENLLSHPQFRPLIVAFMGGTGVGKSTLLNRLANQAIAKTGLERPTSKEVTVYCHKDVQLQKLPDSLPLDKIRIATHDESGKKAVVWIDMPDFDSVEAHNKEIVMGWLPHIDLLIYVVSPERYRDNKAWRLLQSEGARHAWVFVMNQWDRADSIQLNAFKQQLGSAGFTDPLVFKTACGIEMPDDFPTLQATIETMATERTIQQLQQRGIRVRKEAMHELLSGCIGQLGTEQAFSTLTEHWQTVWKKTAQTLTTGMEWPIVQMARHYAEKAQMPGPKGLSLWDDWAQTLYEDGLDELLIQAYSQNLATAPLKQQLLPLRTRAPKILHEQVELSLRQALAKPGHAMQRFFLKFLRIAEFILPLTAMGLVGYEVLHGYYNSHITHTHYLGTEFAIHSVLVIAITWLVPFYLHKKLLPSEEKTALNGLRKGVSLAFNLLEAEVIQTLEQTDKQRRQRITDGKKLMTHCKQANSDSKAIGNNDPLARMLVE, encoded by the coding sequence ATGGATTACGATTACTCTGAATTGATTCAACACACGAAAAGCTGGATCAGCCTGGTGACCGATGAAGGCTGGATTGACGCTAGCTGTGCCAAAACGCTGAATGATCTGGAAGCGGCAAACCCCGAAAACCTGCTCTCGCATCCGCAGTTTCGGCCACTTATCGTTGCTTTTATGGGCGGCACAGGCGTTGGAAAAAGCACACTGCTCAACCGTCTGGCCAATCAGGCTATTGCCAAAACAGGACTGGAAAGACCCACATCCAAAGAAGTCACGGTTTACTGTCACAAAGATGTTCAACTCCAAAAACTGCCCGACTCGCTGCCCTTGGATAAAATCCGTATCGCAACGCATGATGAATCCGGTAAAAAAGCGGTGGTATGGATAGACATGCCGGATTTCGACAGTGTCGAAGCGCATAACAAGGAAATCGTCATGGGCTGGTTACCCCATATTGACTTGCTGATTTATGTGGTCAGTCCGGAACGCTACCGCGACAATAAAGCCTGGCGTCTTCTGCAGAGTGAAGGCGCCCGGCATGCCTGGGTCTTCGTAATGAATCAATGGGACCGGGCAGACAGCATCCAGCTGAACGCGTTCAAGCAACAATTGGGCAGCGCGGGATTTACCGATCCCCTGGTCTTTAAAACGGCTTGCGGCATTGAAATGCCCGATGATTTTCCAACACTGCAAGCCACGATTGAGACAATGGCGACCGAACGCACCATACAACAACTTCAGCAACGGGGCATTCGCGTCAGAAAAGAAGCAATGCATGAATTGTTGTCCGGCTGCATCGGCCAATTAGGAACTGAACAGGCTTTTTCAACCTTAACGGAGCATTGGCAAACCGTGTGGAAAAAAACCGCACAAACGCTAACGACAGGCATGGAGTGGCCTATCGTGCAAATGGCCAGGCATTATGCAGAAAAAGCTCAAATGCCAGGACCCAAAGGGCTGTCGCTGTGGGATGATTGGGCACAAACACTTTACGAAGATGGGCTGGATGAGCTTCTGATTCAGGCCTACTCACAAAATCTGGCGACTGCGCCACTCAAACAACAGCTTTTGCCTCTGCGGACTCGAGCGCCAAAGATTCTCCATGAGCAGGTTGAATTATCGCTGCGGCAAGCACTAGCCAAACCGGGCCACGCCATGCAAAGATTTTTTTTAAAGTTTCTGCGAATAGCTGAATTTATTCTGCCGCTGACAGCCATGGGCTTAGTCGGCTACGAAGTCTTACACGGGTATTACAACAGCCATATCACACATACCCACTATCTGGGAACCGAATTTGCCATCCACAGCGTACTGGTAATCGCAATCACTTGGCTGGTGCCATTTTACCTGCACAAAAAACTATTACCCTCGGAAGAAAAAACCGCCCTCAACGGGTTGAGAAAAGGCGTATCGCTGGCCTTCAACCTGCTTGAAGCCGAGGTAATTCAAACCCTGGAACAAACCGATAAGCAGCGCCGACAACGGATTACCGATGGCAAAAAATTAATGACGCATTGCAAACAAGCAAACTCAGACTCAAAAGCTATCGGCAATAATGACCCGCTAGCCCGGATGCTGGTGGAATAG
- a CDS encoding putative bifunctional diguanylate cyclase/phosphodiesterase has translation MPNEFAQIIGNSAQLSSLGFAVIKKDGVLACANPSFCEMFSITSPEAAAGCVLAEHVSSRFHSINSDLSKAFACPSPGIIELRFERGSEPLTMHIAAGNDLRMLAVNRVPKPLVDKISPNNLAHQDPLTGLGNRMMLNDEIANWQPSGPESLSLAVIMIDLDRFKKINDTLGHGAGDTLLKLVAKRILSATRDNDTVVRMGGDEFVVLHTIGFQPIGAISVAKRIVELMSRPFLIEGQQANIGASVGIAALNHGTDNVAELLKHADLALYEAKAAGRGIVKFFEPALAQRAMDRRNLEIDLSRALGLKEFILMYQPQVNMADGTLQGFEALIRWHNPKRGLVSPADFIPLAEQTGEINAIGEWTLRTACKEAMSWDGNFSVAVNVSPIQFENEGIVDIVRNALVTTGLAPERLELEITEGVMMKDYETAQKHLWAIKNMGVGIAMDDFGTGYSSLSYLNSFPFSKIKIDQSFVRGESSPKSRALVQAIISLGASLKMTTIAEGVETKEQFDELAAGGCLSAQGYLISRPIATKAIAEFISVLKNKPS, from the coding sequence ATGCCAAATGAGTTTGCACAAATTATAGGAAATTCCGCACAGTTATCATCGCTTGGATTCGCTGTTATTAAAAAGGACGGAGTTCTCGCGTGCGCAAATCCTTCATTTTGTGAGATGTTTTCTATTACATCTCCCGAAGCTGCGGCCGGATGTGTTCTGGCTGAACACGTTTCGTCGCGTTTCCATTCAATTAACTCTGATTTGTCCAAAGCATTTGCCTGCCCTTCTCCGGGCATTATTGAATTGCGCTTTGAACGCGGCTCAGAGCCACTGACAATGCACATTGCCGCCGGCAATGATTTGCGGATGCTGGCAGTCAATCGAGTGCCAAAACCACTGGTAGATAAAATTTCACCAAATAACCTTGCGCACCAAGATCCTCTAACGGGCCTTGGCAACCGGATGATGTTAAACGATGAGATAGCAAACTGGCAACCCAGTGGTCCCGAGTCTTTATCACTGGCAGTGATCATGATTGACCTCGACCGCTTCAAGAAAATCAACGATACGCTGGGGCACGGTGCTGGCGATACTTTGTTAAAGCTGGTCGCCAAGCGCATACTATCCGCCACACGCGACAATGATACTGTGGTTCGGATGGGGGGTGATGAATTCGTGGTGCTACATACGATAGGCTTCCAGCCCATCGGCGCAATATCGGTCGCAAAGCGTATTGTCGAACTCATGAGTCGTCCCTTCCTAATAGAGGGTCAACAGGCCAATATAGGCGCAAGCGTCGGCATAGCCGCACTTAATCACGGCACCGATAACGTTGCCGAGTTACTAAAGCACGCCGATCTCGCTCTGTATGAAGCCAAAGCAGCCGGTCGTGGCATCGTCAAATTTTTTGAACCCGCACTCGCACAACGGGCAATGGACCGGCGCAATCTCGAGATCGATTTGAGTCGAGCCTTGGGACTGAAAGAATTTATTTTAATGTATCAACCCCAAGTCAATATGGCAGACGGCACTTTGCAGGGCTTTGAGGCGCTGATTCGCTGGCATAATCCAAAACGCGGCCTCGTGTCACCGGCAGATTTCATTCCATTAGCCGAACAAACGGGTGAAATCAATGCTATTGGTGAGTGGACTTTGCGCACGGCTTGTAAGGAGGCGATGAGTTGGGACGGCAATTTCTCAGTAGCAGTCAATGTATCGCCGATTCAGTTCGAAAACGAGGGTATCGTCGACATTGTTAGAAATGCTCTTGTAACCACTGGGCTAGCGCCTGAGCGGCTTGAACTCGAAATCACCGAAGGCGTCATGATGAAGGACTATGAGACTGCGCAGAAGCACCTTTGGGCTATCAAGAATATGGGGGTGGGTATTGCAATGGACGACTTTGGCACCGGCTATTCTTCACTCAGCTATCTAAACAGCTTCCCCTTCTCCAAAATCAAAATAGATCAATCCTTTGTGCGCGGAGAAAGCTCTCCAAAATCACGTGCACTGGTTCAGGCGATCATTAGCCTAGGTGCAAGCCTTAAAATGACCACCATTGCCGAAGGTGTGGAGACCAAAGAGCAGTTTGATGAGTTGGCTGCGGGGGGGTGTCTGTCTGCACAGGGTTATCTTATTAGCCGTCCCATTGCCACTAAGGCGATTGCCGAGTTTATCTCGGTTCTAAAAAACAAACCAAGTTAA
- a CDS encoding esterase/lipase family protein: protein MDGKWIKEPKVSTSVVFVHGIMSSGDKCWQNKNGIYWPEILCNEEDLSELGIYVYSYQTSFTSGQYNIGNVVDDLKERLLNLDNVIGSSSNIIFVCHSMGGIIVRKFIVERAHDLIDRRINIGLFMVASPTLGSKYANWLEPIIKIAGHEQAKALKLSQNNQWLNDLDKTFLNLKESNRLEIHGKELIEDKFITLKKLHFFKQVVEPFSGARYFAEPIKIPNSDHSSIAKPDSARSLQHRLLCTFIKDSINLKKTAQQVPVENLEEINFVERYLRKRLEESLSSFSSQPKVWVDPVLSRSAETSLEKETNSQIYALDLIKNPTSTIIKAPPQFGLTCLAHYLILSAWNDDSKSLWLYLDATKLKPHKSAIEKATEAELDVLGKHIQDIKCVVLDAYTGEDENSINILQKVISYFSSIPIIVMNTINDTNLLNNCNGLKLDQNFNVLYLWSLSRSTIRRIVTDYNNEKSIGVVDTIVSRVISDFTVLNIPRTPLNCLTLLKVLEIDFQENPVNRAEVIQRVLFLLFNVDEIPDYKSRPDLKDCEHVLGYFCETLLKENKFFFSRDFFIKELTGYCQQIYIDLDIDSVFDVLFVNNIVIRHNSDFKFKYAYWVYYFLAQRMSHSREFADYILENMRYTKFPEVIEFYTGIDRQKEDALRILIKDIRCASDKVRDRCGLPTDFNPFRLCKWQASPKMLEKMHDEIANGVQESNLPESIKDSYADQNYDRARPYNQDIMNILDRYSYLIMIQAMKAGSRALRNSDYVDPDVKKQLLQEIMKCWEEISKVLIVLTPFLAEEGYASFQGQGFTLRGNFGDSLQVRLQNILFAIPFNIVNFNRDDLFSQRMGPLLISQLNSDKDELKKHILSLLLIHQRPRNWRKEIEKYIISIEKDSFYLFDTYNSLRTQYKYSFANDQTLTDIEYLIKLSAAKHASGRTRPGEKQLRKVNPKVIPARIKDRRSD from the coding sequence ATGGATGGCAAGTGGATAAAGGAACCAAAGGTTTCTACATCAGTAGTATTTGTACATGGAATTATGTCAAGCGGTGATAAATGTTGGCAGAATAAAAATGGTATTTACTGGCCCGAGATATTATGCAATGAAGAGGATTTATCTGAACTTGGAATTTATGTTTATAGCTACCAAACAAGCTTTACAAGCGGACAATATAATATTGGAAACGTAGTGGACGATCTTAAAGAACGTTTACTTAATCTAGACAATGTAATCGGTAGTAGTAGTAATATAATATTCGTATGCCACAGCATGGGAGGAATCATCGTTCGTAAGTTTATTGTTGAACGCGCGCATGATTTAATCGATAGACGAATTAATATAGGCCTATTCATGGTCGCATCTCCTACATTAGGCTCAAAATATGCGAATTGGTTGGAGCCTATAATAAAGATAGCTGGCCACGAACAAGCGAAAGCCCTTAAATTATCGCAAAATAATCAGTGGCTTAATGATTTAGATAAGACTTTTCTAAACCTAAAGGAATCTAATCGATTAGAAATTCATGGAAAAGAATTAATCGAAGATAAATTTATCACACTAAAAAAACTTCACTTTTTTAAGCAAGTGGTTGAACCATTTTCTGGGGCAAGATATTTCGCAGAACCTATTAAAATCCCAAATTCCGATCACTCGTCAATAGCAAAGCCGGACAGCGCTCGGTCCCTCCAACACCGTCTACTGTGTACTTTTATAAAAGACTCAATTAATTTAAAAAAAACTGCACAACAGGTACCTGTTGAAAATCTAGAGGAGATTAATTTCGTGGAACGATATTTAAGGAAAAGGCTTGAAGAATCGCTATCATCATTTTCATCACAACCAAAAGTGTGGGTTGATCCAGTCTTATCAAGGTCTGCAGAAACAAGTTTAGAAAAAGAAACAAACAGTCAAATATATGCGCTCGATTTAATAAAAAATCCAACCTCTACAATAATAAAAGCGCCGCCTCAGTTTGGACTAACATGTTTAGCGCATTATCTAATATTGTCAGCCTGGAACGACGATTCTAAGAGTTTATGGCTATATTTAGATGCTACTAAATTAAAGCCTCATAAATCTGCAATAGAAAAGGCAACAGAGGCAGAATTAGACGTGCTAGGAAAACATATTCAAGATATCAAATGTGTAGTTCTTGATGCTTATACTGGAGAGGATGAAAATTCAATAAATATTCTACAGAAAGTTATCAGTTATTTTTCAAGTATACCCATTATAGTAATGAATACTATCAACGATACGAACCTTTTGAATAATTGTAACGGCCTAAAACTAGATCAAAATTTTAATGTTCTATATCTATGGTCGCTTTCCAGATCAACCATAAGAAGAATCGTCACTGATTACAATAATGAAAAGTCAATAGGAGTGGTTGATACTATCGTAAGCAGAGTTATTTCTGATTTTACTGTTTTAAATATTCCAAGAACGCCATTAAACTGTTTAACTCTACTTAAAGTACTAGAGATAGATTTTCAAGAAAATCCTGTCAACCGAGCTGAAGTAATCCAACGGGTGCTTTTTTTATTATTCAATGTTGATGAGATTCCAGATTACAAATCAAGACCTGATTTAAAGGATTGCGAGCATGTTCTTGGTTATTTTTGTGAAACCCTGTTAAAGGAAAACAAATTTTTCTTCTCTAGAGATTTTTTTATAAAGGAACTGACAGGTTATTGTCAACAAATATATATAGACCTAGATATTGATTCTGTTTTTGACGTTTTATTCGTTAATAACATAGTAATAAGACACAACAGTGATTTTAAATTTAAATATGCTTATTGGGTTTATTATTTCTTGGCTCAACGAATGTCGCATAGCAGAGAGTTTGCTGATTATATTCTTGAAAACATGCGATATACAAAATTTCCTGAGGTAATCGAGTTTTATACGGGGATAGATCGACAAAAAGAAGATGCACTTAGAATACTAATAAAGGATATTAGATGTGCGAGTGATAAGGTAAGAGATAGATGTGGTCTTCCAACTGATTTTAACCCATTTAGATTATGTAAGTGGCAAGCCTCACCAAAAATGCTCGAAAAAATGCATGATGAGATTGCTAATGGCGTACAAGAGTCTAACTTACCTGAATCCATAAAAGATAGCTATGCGGATCAGAACTATGATAGGGCTCGACCATATAACCAAGATATTATGAATATATTAGATAGATATTCATATTTGATAATGATACAAGCTATGAAAGCAGGCTCTAGGGCACTTCGCAATAGCGACTATGTTGACCCTGATGTAAAGAAACAGTTATTACAAGAGATAATGAAGTGTTGGGAAGAAATTTCAAAGGTATTAATAGTATTGACCCCATTTCTTGCTGAAGAAGGTTATGCATCTTTTCAAGGACAGGGCTTTACTCTTCGAGGTAACTTTGGCGATTCATTACAAGTGAGGCTACAGAACATTTTATTTGCAATTCCATTCAATATCGTTAATTTTAATAGAGATGATTTATTTTCACAAAGAATGGGGCCTCTTTTAATTAGCCAACTTAACTCTGATAAAGATGAACTTAAAAAACATATATTGAGTCTTCTATTGATTCACCAGCGACCTAGAAACTGGAGGAAGGAAATTGAGAAATATATAATTTCAATAGAAAAAGACTCCTTTTACCTTTTTGATACATATAATAGCTTGCGGACTCAATATAAATATAGCTTCGCCAATGATCAAACACTAACTGATATTGAATATTTAATTAAGCTATCAGCAGCAAAGCATGCTTCAGGGCGAACTAGGCCGGGCGAAAAACAATTAAGAAAGGTTAATCCTAAAGTGATCCCCGCTAGAATTAAGGACCGTAGGTCCGATTAA
- a CDS encoding transposase, which translates to MNHKVDNEADFRQDVRAVCKLYHPAQELHESGVHVISVDEKTGIQALERIHPDHAMSKGKLELHEFEYARHGTQTLIANFEVATGKVICPTLGDTRTEDDFVAHIRATVATDPDAKWVFVADQLNTHKSASLVACVAELCGIKDALGEKGKSGILENRASRADFLQCSDHRIRFVYTPKHCSWLNQIEIWFGILSRRLLKRGSFPSKEVLNARILSFIEFFNVTLAKPFRWTYIGKPLLV; encoded by the coding sequence TTGAATCATAAGGTCGATAATGAAGCGGACTTTCGGCAAGACGTGAGAGCGGTGTGTAAACTTTATCACCCAGCACAGGAGCTTCATGAGTCGGGCGTGCATGTGATTAGTGTTGATGAAAAGACGGGCATTCAGGCACTGGAACGGATACATCCCGACCATGCGATGTCCAAAGGGAAACTGGAGTTGCATGAGTTTGAATACGCGCGGCATGGCACACAAACCCTGATAGCTAATTTTGAAGTGGCTACCGGTAAAGTCATCTGTCCCACTCTTGGCGACACCCGGACAGAAGACGACTTTGTGGCTCACATCCGGGCAACGGTAGCAACCGATCCCGATGCAAAATGGGTGTTTGTCGCCGACCAGCTCAATACCCATAAGTCGGCCTCGTTGGTGGCATGCGTGGCGGAGCTCTGCGGCATAAAAGACGCATTAGGCGAGAAAGGCAAATCCGGTATTTTAGAGAATAGGGCTTCCCGCGCAGACTTTTTACAATGCTCTGATCATCGTATCCGTTTTGTGTATACGCCCAAACATTGTTCATGGCTTAATCAGATAGAAATCTGGTTCGGTATCCTGAGCCGTCGGTTACTAAAACGTGGGAGTTTTCCATCAAAGGAAGTTTTAAATGCACGCATTCTGTCATTCATTGAGTTTTTTAATGTGACTTTAGCAAAACCGTTTCGATGGACTTATATTGGCAAACCTCTGCTTGTTTAG
- a CDS encoding IS66 family transposase — MNAPLSIHRKSPGRCGRSKRSKSQNLMKRRIHYKSETLRFMTDPNVPFTNNLGEEDIRMTKTHQKISRFIGSQIAADTFCRVRNHLDLPKKQRLGKSGFESAVGWQTTGIYCVILVRLDE, encoded by the coding sequence ATGAATGCCCCGCTCTCGATCCACCGGAAATCGCCCGGTCGGTGTGGACGATCTAAGCGCAGCAAATCGCAAAACCTGATGAAACGGCGCATCCATTATAAATCCGAAACCTTGCGTTTCATGACCGATCCCAATGTTCCCTTTACCAATAATCTGGGTGAGGAGGACATTCGTATGACCAAAACTCACCAGAAAATATCCCGCTTCATTGGCTCGCAAATTGCCGCCGATACCTTCTGTCGGGTGCGCAATCATCTAGACCTGCCGAAAAAACAACGTCTCGGCAAATCAGGCTTTGAATCTGCTGTTGGATGGCAAACTACCGGAATTTATTGCGTAATTCTTGTCAGGCTCGATGAATGA
- the ppgK gene encoding polyphosphate--glucose phosphotransferase yields MHILGVDIGGSGIKGAIVDTITGTLITERHRIKTPKPATPEAIAEVLAQLVTHFNWNGPVGCGFPAAIQHGVAKTASNISKSFIGCNIDKLFTETTHCTCYAVNDADAAGMAEIYFGEGADQSGVVMLITIGTGLGTALFTDGKLMPNTELGHLFLENGASAEHYASDAVRKSEDLSWKSWGNRFNTYLTLMEKLFWPDLIILGGGASKKFDKFNAQLTVQTPVKPAAFLNQAGIVGAALYAKSKTI; encoded by the coding sequence ATGCATATTCTCGGTGTAGATATAGGTGGTTCAGGTATTAAAGGTGCCATTGTTGACACCATAACGGGCACACTGATAACAGAGCGGCACAGGATTAAAACACCAAAACCCGCTACGCCGGAAGCAATTGCAGAAGTGCTTGCGCAACTTGTCACTCATTTTAACTGGAACGGACCTGTAGGCTGCGGTTTCCCTGCAGCCATTCAACACGGCGTCGCTAAAACCGCCTCCAATATATCGAAATCATTTATAGGCTGCAATATCGATAAATTGTTTACAGAAACCACTCACTGCACGTGTTATGCCGTAAATGATGCCGATGCAGCCGGTATGGCAGAAATTTATTTTGGCGAAGGCGCCGATCAATCGGGTGTTGTTATGCTCATTACGATCGGCACAGGACTGGGTACTGCACTTTTTACTGATGGAAAGTTAATGCCCAACACTGAATTAGGCCATTTGTTTCTGGAAAATGGCGCATCAGCAGAGCATTACGCCTCGGATGCTGTTCGAAAAAGTGAAGATCTGAGCTGGAAATCGTGGGGTAACCGTTTTAACACGTATCTGACCCTCATGGAAAAGCTGTTTTGGCCTGATCTCATCATACTTGGCGGAGGCGCCAGTAAAAAGTTTGACAAGTTTAATGCACAATTAACCGTACAAACACCGGTGAAACCCGCCGCCTTTTTAAACCAGGCAGGCATTGTCGGCGCTGCATTATATGCAAAATCGAAGACAATCTGA